CGCGCTTGTATATTCAGTTCAAGAAACTTATAACCAAGACACCTTAACAATTATTGTTGAGAATGCTGACGGCTATACCCAGGTTATGGAGTTTGGCGATGGCTTTGCTGTTGAATTAGGGCCGGGGGAGATTGAGTGGCAGCAGCAACACCAAGGCCCGCCCTGGTATTCGCTTCTTGTCCTGGCAACCCAGATCCAGGCTGAAAAGCCGGTACGGGATGAGAAGTGGTTGCGAAGCGGCGACTATCGCCTGTCTCTCAACGCGGGCCTGCCGGCAGCGGTGACTGTCCCGGAGCAATGGTCCGTGACAATCGAAAGTTTTCAATGGAAATAAGCTGGTCGGCCTTGGGTCGACCCTTTTTTTTTTGTCGTCAACATTCGACAAAAAAATGCCTGTTCAGGCAGGGAAAGTTCGGTTATCTCCAGAAGTTATATAGGTGTCGAAGGAGTGTGATGGCAATGCATCGCTACCGGCCAACGTGGGCGGAAATAAATCTCGCAAATATTGCGCATAACGTTCGGGAATTTAGACGCCATGTGGGCGATGGCACGCGCTTGATGGCAGTTGTCAAAGCTGACGGCTATGGCCACGGCGCTGTGGAAGTGGGTCGGGCAGCTCTCGCTGCCGGCGCCGACTGGTTGGCGGTGGCACTGGTGGAAGAAGGGATTGAATTGCGCCAGGCCGGGATTGCTTCTCCGATTCTTGTATTGGGTTTTTTACCGCCGGAGGGAGTCAATGCAGCTCTGCAGTATCATCTGACTCCGGCCGTGGTCGATATGAACAGTCTGCGGTTGCTGGAGGAAGAAGCGATGCGCCAGCGACGCCGGGTTGCTGTGCACCTTAAGGTGGATACCGGCATGGGTAGACTGGGGCTGCGGGATGAGGCGGCAGTTGCCCTGGCAGAACGGGCGTTGAAGTCGCCCAATCTCGAATTACAAGCTATATTTACTCATTTTGCCGCCGCGGATGATGCCGACAAAACATTTACGATGCAGCAGTTGGATAAATTTAAAAGGACAGTGGAAACACTAAAAGGAGCCCCGGTGCTGACCCATTGCAGCAACAGCGCTGCCACAATCGATGTGCCGGAAGCTCGGGGGGATTTGGTTCGGATTGGCATCAGCCTTTACGGACTATATCCTTCATCGGAAGTTAAGCCGTTGGTTGATCTGCGACCGGCCTTATCTTTGCACACCCAGGTGGCAACGGTCAAAGAGGTTCCGGCGGGGACGCCGATAAGTTATGGTTGCACCTTTGTCACCGAAAGACCGAGTCGGATTGCCACCTTACCGATTGGTTATGCCGATGGTTATAACCGGCGGCTGTCGGGGCGCGCAAATGTTTTGCTGCGGGGCAAACGAGTGCCGTTGGTCGGCCGAGTCTGTATGGACTATTGTATGGCTGATGTTACCGACTTGGATGGAGTGGAGCCGGGCGAGCAAGTAACACTCTATGGATCCCAGGGTGCGGCAACCATCTCGGTTGATGAAACGGCGCGGCTTTTGGATACAATTAATTATGAGATTACCTGTGCTGTATCGGCTCGAGTGCCGAGAATTTACCGCCGTCAAGGTTGACAGTGGCTGATTTGGAAAATATAATGTATATATTATAGTATATACTCGGCTCAATACGCTTCGTATATCGTAAATTCAGGGGGTGCTTACGTGGCGCAGACCAAGCGAATCATGATATCCATTCCCAGCGCACTGCTGCAAGAGGTTGACGGCATTGTCCAAAAGGAAAATATGAATCGCAGCCATTTAATCCGGGAAGCAATGTATTTATATATCCAAGAAATGAAAAAACGACAAATTAGGGAAAAATTGCAAATGGGCTATGTTGAGATGAGTAAAATCAACCTGACTCTTGCCAACGAAGCAGTTGCGGCCGAAAACGAGGCTGTCGAGGCGATTGAACAATTGGTAAGTGGGGCGTGATAAAATGGGGGTAAAGAGAGGCGATGTTTACTACGCTGACCTGAGCCCAGTTGTGGGTTCTGAGCAGGGCGGTGTGCGCCCGGTTCTAATCATTCAAAATGACGTGGGCAACAAATACAGCCCAACGGTCATTGTTGCCGCGATAACATCCCAAATCCAAAAGGCCAAGCTCCCCACCCATGTGGAGATAACCGCTAAAGAACATGGACTGGATCGGGATTCGGTGGTGCTTCTAGAACAGATTCGCACTATAGACAAGCAACGCCTCAATGAACGCATTACCCATTTGGCGCCGGATTTAATGCAACGAGTGAACGACGCTGTGCAAATCAGTCTTGGCTTGATAGATTTCTGAAAAAGACAGTGAGCGCTGTCTTTTTTTGTGTACGGCAGGAAAAGTAAAACGATAATGGAATACTTAATTTAGATTATCTAAACAAAGGAGAATGTGCATGTTTGAAAGCATCGAACGCATCGTCGTCGGGCATCTACCGACACCTTTGGAAGCCGCGCCTGGCCTCAGCAAAGAGCTGGGTGTTGATTTATGGATTAAGCGTGATGACGCCACCGGACTGGCCGGGGGTGGCAATAAAGTACGTAAGCTTGAATACCTGGTAGCCGATGCCAGGGCCCGGGGCGCCAACTGCCTGGTTACAGTGGGCGGCCCCCAATCCAACCATGCCCGGATGACCGCGGCTTTGGCAGCCCGCCTGGGCATGAGCTGCCGCCTGTATTTAAAGGGTGAGGCGCCCCGGACTTTGCGGGGCAATTTATTGTTGGATAAGTTATTAGGCGCAGAGGTGACCTTTTGCGGCGATGCTGATTACCCGGAAATATATCAGCGCATCGAGGCAGACATCGCCTCCCTGCGGGAACAGGGTCTGGAAGGGTACATGATTCCCGTGGGCGGCTCCTCGCCGGTGGGCCTTATGGGCTATGTGCGCATGATCACTGAGGAGTTGGTTCCCCAATGTGCAGAGCAGGGCGTAAAACCCGATGCGCTGGTGGTAACCGCCGGCAGTGGTGGCACCTTGGCGGGGATTTTGCTTGGTCTGGAAGCCAGCGGTTGGGATTTGCCGGTGCAGAGCTATAGTGTCAGCTATCCGGCCGCTGAGCTGGCGGAGAAGACAGCCCAGCTCTTCAATGCAGGCGCAAAGCTATTGGGGATGTCAGCCCAGAGGCAGGGAGCGGATATCGCCATTGATGAGGGCCATATTGGTCCCGGCTACGGTATTGCTACACCGGGCGCCTTGGAGGCTCTGCAATTGTTTGCCCGTCGGGAAGGGTTGCTTTTGGACTCGGTCTACACCGCCAAAACCGCAGCGGGGATGATCCATGACATTCGTGGCGGCCGCTGGGCTGGTAAGACTGTGATTTTTGTCCATACCGGTGGTTGGCCCGCCCTGTTTGCAAAAGATGATGTCGAAAACTTTATAAGGGGTTGATGAGATGGGAAGACCATTGGTGGCGGTTACTTGCCAGCATATAGATGCGCAAAAAAGTGCCATTGGCGACGGTTATATTGAAGCGCTGGAGCAGGCGGGACTGTTACCCGTTGTGCTGCCGCCTTCATTGTCGCCAGAAGTAAGCTGCGAAATTATCTCCACTGTCTCCGGGCTTGTGCTCTCCGGTGGCGATGACCTGTCGCCCTTGAGCTTTGGCGAGCAGCCGAAGCCGGGGTTGGGCACAATTGAACCGCGGCGGGATGAGCAGGAGCTCCCCTTATTTAAGGCGGCGTGGGAAAGGGAGTTGCCCGTGCTTGGCATTTGTCGGGGGATGCAGGTGATTAACGTCGCACTGGGTGGTACTATTATCCAGGACCTGCCTGCGGACAAGCCCGGCGCAATCCAACACCGCCAGGATGCGCCCAAGTGGCATAAGCACCACCAGGTGGAGATAAAGCAGGGGACGAATCTTGCCACCATAATGAACACCGACTCACTGGCGGTAAACAGTTTTCATCATCAGGCCCTAGACCGAATTGCCGACGGGCTAGAGGTTAGTGCCCGGGCGCCTGATGGGGTGGTGGAGGCGGTGGAAAGCGCAAGTCCCTGGCTGCTGGCAGTGCAATGGCATCCGGAAATAATGTGGCAGCGCCACCCGGAATTCCTCAAACTGTTCCAGGCCTTTGCCGCT
The DNA window shown above is from Bacillota bacterium and carries:
- a CDS encoding alanine racemase yields the protein MHRYRPTWAEINLANIAHNVREFRRHVGDGTRLMAVVKADGYGHGAVEVGRAALAAGADWLAVALVEEGIELRQAGIASPILVLGFLPPEGVNAALQYHLTPAVVDMNSLRLLEEEAMRQRRRVAVHLKVDTGMGRLGLRDEAAVALAERALKSPNLELQAIFTHFAAADDADKTFTMQQLDKFKRTVETLKGAPVLTHCSNSAATIDVPEARGDLVRIGISLYGLYPSSEVKPLVDLRPALSLHTQVATVKEVPAGTPISYGCTFVTERPSRIATLPIGYADGYNRRLSGRANVLLRGKRVPLVGRVCMDYCMADVTDLDGVEPGEQVTLYGSQGAATISVDETARLLDTINYEITCAVSARVPRIYRRQG
- a CDS encoding antitoxin, with amino-acid sequence MISIPSALLQEVDGIVQKENMNRSHLIREAMYLYIQEMKKRQIREKLQMGYVEMSKINLTLANEAVAAENEAVEAIEQLVSGA
- a CDS encoding type II toxin-antitoxin system PemK/MazF family toxin; the encoded protein is MGVKRGDVYYADLSPVVGSEQGGVRPVLIIQNDVGNKYSPTVIVAAITSQIQKAKLPTHVEITAKEHGLDRDSVVLLEQIRTIDKQRLNERITHLAPDLMQRVNDAVQISLGLIDF
- a CDS encoding D-cysteine desulfhydrase family protein, with the protein product MCMFESIERIVVGHLPTPLEAAPGLSKELGVDLWIKRDDATGLAGGGNKVRKLEYLVADARARGANCLVTVGGPQSNHARMTAALAARLGMSCRLYLKGEAPRTLRGNLLLDKLLGAEVTFCGDADYPEIYQRIEADIASLREQGLEGYMIPVGGSSPVGLMGYVRMITEELVPQCAEQGVKPDALVVTAGSGGTLAGILLGLEASGWDLPVQSYSVSYPAAELAEKTAQLFNAGAKLLGMSAQRQGADIAIDEGHIGPGYGIATPGALEALQLFARREGLLLDSVYTAKTAAGMIHDIRGGRWAGKTVIFVHTGGWPALFAKDDVENFIRG
- a CDS encoding gamma-glutamyl-gamma-aminobutyrate hydrolase family protein, producing MGRPLVAVTCQHIDAQKSAIGDGYIEALEQAGLLPVVLPPSLSPEVSCEIISTVSGLVLSGGDDLSPLSFGEQPKPGLGTIEPRRDEQELPLFKAAWERELPVLGICRGMQVINVALGGTIIQDLPADKPGAIQHRQDAPKWHKHHQVEIKQGTNLATIMNTDSLAVNSFHHQALDRIADGLEVSARAPDGVVEAVESASPWLLAVQWHPEIMWQRHPEFLKLFQAFAAACGA